AGGAAGACAGCGTACGGGCCGCCCACCTCACTCTTCCAGCCAGCAGGCACGGTGGCGGACACAGGAACTGGGAACGGATCGGAGGTGACGTACCTCCCAGCATCGAGCGTGGCGTGGCTGTCGCTGTCTCCTGGGAACGGGCTCAGGGTCGAGCTCACGCTCACACTCGGACTCACGCTCGCAGGCGAGTCGCTGGCGGCAGCACCCGCCGCAGCGCTGTGCGAGCCGAAATGGATGCCGGCGACCAGCGCGACTGACCCCACCACGACGATGCCAGCGACGATGAGGACTGCGGTCCTCGACGGTCGACCCATGAGCGCTGCCCCGTCCTCTTGGAAGGCTGTGCACTCGGAGAACTCCGGCACTACCGCCGTGCAGGGCCTGGAGGACGTCACCTTGTCAGAGTCGCCATCCCGGACTCGACTACTCGACGCTCCTCGGAGCCGTAACGCGCGAATCTAGTCGCGGCCAATCCTCCCGGTCAATGAGCGCGTCTGCCGTTGGCCAGTCGTTGTCGGCCCCGCTTGAGCGGTCGATCTCCCGGTCGCGATCGAGGCCACCGACGTGCCGTTTTCGTGCTGCCGTTCCCCGGCCGGGAGTGGCCCCGACCGAACTCGCCGGACACGTCGGATCCTCGGTGCGACGGCACAACGTGTCCGGCTGCTCCTCGCGCCTGGATAGATCGAGCACACCAGCGGCCGCTCCGGTCCGGGCGATCATTCAGCGGGGCGTCGGATCCCAGCCGGGGCCGGTCGTGAGCCGGCAGCGGTCGAAGGGGACCAGATCAGGACGACCGACCAGTCGCGGGCGACAACATGGGCTGCACGCATGAGCGGCCTCGACGCAGGGACCAGCGCCTGATCCCTCGACGCCACAACGGGCTGTGTCAGCCGAAGCATCCCGTGGGCGTCGAGGTCCACCTCGATGCCGTGCAGGTCGGGCGGGGCTCCGCCGCTGGAGCAGCGCCACTTGTAGAAGGCCTCCTTCGCACACAGGATCAGCCGGCTGCGCGTCGGGTCGAGCACCCCCCTGGACCCTGCGTGACGCTCGATCTCGCGCTCCGTCAGGACCGCGCGCCAGGCGAGCCGCGGCAGCGGCGCCATCTCCTCCAGGTCGAGCCCTATCCCCGACACTGTCCCGACGTCGGCCACGGCGACCAGGCACAACCGCGGCTTGTGCGTGATGCTGCCCCGGACCCCCTCCGGCCAGCTCGGCGCACCGGAGGCGTCACTCAGCAGCGGGCCGGACGCCGGCGCGCCGAGCCCGGCCAGGCACCGCCGAGCGCCGAGCCGTCCAGCGGCGAACTCGCGTGTCCTGGCCGGATCCCCCGCGGGCAGCAGCGCCCGTTCCTCCGGGAAGAGGTCGCTCGTATCGACCGACCGCGGGTCCACCGCCGCCAGGCGTACCCCCGCCGGAGCCAGCGCCGCCAGTCCGCGCCAGACATCGCCGTCCACCGACACGTCCGTGCGCAGGGACCCGCTCGTCACCGGCCCGCACCGGCCTCGGCGCGCGCCCAGGTGTCGACGTAGAGACCCAGGTGCCGCCGCGCGCTGGCCTCCCAGGTGTACGTCTCCGCCACCCGGCGCCCCGACTCCACGAGAAGGTCACGCAGCGCCTTGTCGTCGAGCACCCGGCTCAGAGCCGCCGCCAGCGCCGCATCGTCGCCCACAGGGACGACGAGCGCGTCGCGGTCCGGCACCAGCCACTCGCGGAAGGCCTCCAGGTCGCTGGCCACCACCGGCAGTCCGGCGCACATCGCCTCGAGCGCGGCCAGCCCGAACCCCTCCTTCTCGGACGGGAAGGCGAGCGCGTCGGCGGCGTGGTACCAGGCAGATATCTCCCCCGCCGGGACCGTCCCGACCTCGACGACGTCGATCCCCAGCTCCAGACCCAACGGGCCGAGGCTGTCGAGGACCCGCTCCCTGTAGGCGCGGTGGTCCTGGAAGGAGTGACCACCCAGCACCGCCAGCACGGGAGCGGGCTCACGGGTGCGGGCCAGCCGAGCGAGCGCGCGGACCAGCGTGTCGCTGCCCTTGCGCGGCTCGATGCCGCCCACCGACAGCAGCAGCGGGCGCGCCGTCGCACCGACACGCGCCCGCAGCTCCCTCACGAGGCCGGCCGGCGCAGGCGCGGCGAAGGAGCCGGCGTCGACGCCGTTGGGAACCACCTCGGCGGCGACCCCGTAGTCCGCCTGCAGGATCCGTTGCCAGGCATGGCTGACCACGAAGACCTGGTCGGGCTCGAGAATCGCCTGTCGCTGACAATCCATCAGCACCTGGCTGCTGAAGTCGTCGACGTGGTGCACGGTGCGAAGCACCAGGCAGGCAGCTCGGCCCGCGTCACGGACCCTGGCTGCGGCCCGGGCGGCGATGCAGTCCTGGGTGTGGAGGAGCGGGTGAGTCGTCGCCACGTCGGTCAGCGCGACTTCCAGGGCATCGATGTTGGCCGCGACCCGCTCCTCCATCCCGCCGTCGACCTCCGGGGCGTCGACGACCATGGTCGGGACGTCGGTGGCCCGGAAGAACCCCTGCGTCGGGTCGCCGAGCCCGACCACCAGCACGTCGGTCCCAAGCCGGTGCAGAGCTTCACCGAGGGCCAGCGTGTGCACGACGCCGCCTCGCGGCTTGGTGCTGTAGGTCACCAGCGATACCGGCGGCAGCCCGGAGCTGCTCACGTCATCACCCGACGAGCTCCGGGCGGCGCAGCGCGATGGCCGCGGCGGCTCGGGCCGCGGAGGCGGCCGTCTCCGGGACCAGGCAACCGACGGCCTCGAGGCGGGCACGCTGCTCGGAGTAGTGCTGGGGGTCCTCGTCGGTGCCCAGCACGTACGCGACGACCACGGGTCCATCCTCGGCCATCACCTCGGCGCAGGCGTCGGCGAGCTCGCCGGCCGGGTCGGGGTGGGCGCCGTAGCCCAGGACCACGTCGAGCAGCACGACCGCGACTTCCGGGTCCCGAGCCTGTGACTGGATCAGGTCGACCCGCGCGCGCGGGCCGATCATCGGGTGCGGCCGGCCCTGGGTGTACTCCTCGGCCCCGAGGTCCAGCAGGACGTGCGAGCGCGGCGGTGCGGGGAGGCCGCGGTCGTGGTGCAGCGGCTCGTTGGAGTACACCGCGCCGGCGGCCTCGGCCAGGATCAGCTGCGCCTCGTAGCACAGGGTCCCGCCGGAGAAGTACCCGCGGACGGTCTCGCGGCTCGCCGGCAGTGACCGACCGGCGCGACGGACCCGTTCCCGCAGTTCGTCCGTCACCGACGTGCGCACGGCGGTCCCGGGGTCGGACCCGACGAGCGCGGCCGCCTTGGCCGCCCCCTCCTCGAGAGTCCGAGCCACCTGCGTCCGCCCGGCGCCGGTGTGCTGGTCCAGGCCGAGCAGCGCCGCCTCGTCGAGCCCGAGGAAGGTGGCCACGACCGGCATCTCGCCGCAGGATGCCAGCACCTGCCGCGCGACCTGGAGGTCCGGTGGCTTGGAGACCAGCAGCACCGCACGCGTCTCCGGGTCGGCCGCGAGGGCCCGGACCGCGGACGTCGCCATGACACCGCCCACCGCTGCTGACAGGTCACGGCCACCGACACCGATGACCTGCGAGACGCCGACGCCCCATCGCGACAGCAGGGCGGACACCTCCTGGGCCCCGGTGCCGGCTGCCGCAACGACACCGACCGGCCCACGGCGCACCGCGTTGGCGAAACCCAGTCCCAGACCACCGACCACCGCAGTGCCAGCACCGGGGCCCATGACCAGCAGCCCGAGATCGCCGGCGCGCTCCTTGAGCTCGCGCTCCTCCTCGACCGGCACGTTGTCGCTGAACAGGAGCACGTGCAGCCCGCGGGTCAGGGCGTGGTGTGCCTCGAGAGCCGCGTACGGCCCCGGGACCGAGACCACCGCGACCTCGGCCCCGCCCAGCCGGTCGGCCGCAGCGGCCGTCGTCCGCGGCGCAACCGCGGCACCACCGCCGTCGGCGGCAGCCGCCTCCCGGCCCTCGAACGCCGCTCGGGCGCCGGCTTCGATCGCGGCCGTGGCCCTGTCGGGGTCGTCCGCGACGACGGCCAGGACCAGGTCGTTGGCTCGTACGTCGACGTCGAGCGTGACGCCTGCCTGGGCGAGCTGCTCCTGCCCGGCCGCCGTCCCCATGACCGCGCCGGCCCACGAGATCCCTGCGGTCTGCGACATCGCACCAGTGGCGACCAGCAGGCGCAGCGAGTCGCAGTAGGTGTCGGGGACGACCCGGGTCTGGATGGTCGCCGTGGCAGAGGTCATGCCAGCGCCCGCTCGCGTGCCGCGACGACGCGGGTGCCCACCTGGGCGTCCGGCTGCAGCGCTTCGACGAGGTGGTCGGCCGAGGTGATCACTGCCCGGTCCCCACCGGCGCGCACGAACGCCAGTGCCGCCTCGACCTTCGGGCCCATGCTGCCCGGCGGGAACTGGCCCCTCGCGTGGTGCCGGGCCATGGCGTCCACGCTCACCTCGCCGAGCGCCCGGGCCCGCGGGGTGCCGAAGTCCACCATCACCGCGTCGACACCGGTGACAAGGACCAGTGCGGTGGCGTCGAGCTCCACCGCGATCGCGGCCGCCGCCCGGTCCTTGTCGATGACCGCGTCGACCGCTGCGAGCGACGGGGCGACCGCGACACCGCCGCCACCGGCGGCGAGCACGATCTTGCCGGCGCGCAGCAGCGCCTTGACCGAGGAGACCTCGAGCAGGCCGAGCGGGCGCGGTGACGCGACCACGCGGCGGTAGCCGCGGCCCGCGTCCTCGACCAGCACCCAGCCACGCTCGCGGGCCAGCCAGGCGGCGTTCTTCTCGTCGAAGAACGGACCGATGGGCTTGGTCGGCGCGCCGAACGCGGGATCGTCGGGGTCGACCAGGACGTGGGAGACCAGCGCGACCGCCGCACCCGCGCCGCGACGCGCGTCGACGGCCCGGACCAGGGCGGAGCCGAGCTGCCCCTGCGTCATGGCGCCGAGGGTGTACAGCGGCTGGGCCGGGACCAGCTCGGCGCCGCCCTCCTGCTGGATGGACAGGTTCCCGACCTGCGGCCCGTTGCCGTGGACCACCACCACCCGCCAGCCGGCAGCGGCCGCGGCACAGATCCCCTCGGCCATCGCGGCGGCGTTCGCCTCGATGTCCGGGGCGGCGCCGAGCTGGCCGGGAAGGGTCAGGGCGTTCCCTCCGACCGCGACGACCATAACCTTGCTCACGACAGGCCCGGCTCCGCTCTCTTCGATCAACGCGTTCACGATAGTGATTCAACTGGACAGGAAAATCAATGACTGGGGACCCGGATCTGCAATATCCGACATGGTCCGACGAGGACGCCAGCCGCGCGCGCCAGCTGGCCGTCATCTGGCGCGCAGCTGCGGAACGCCTCTTCGCGACGGCTGCCGGCGAGCCCGAGCTCTACCGACGCACCGTCCTGCTGGTCAGCGCACTGGTCGACCGACTGCGCGGCGAGCCCCCGGCACTCGCCTCGCTGCTGACCGCTTGGACCGAGCGTGACCGGGTGCTGTCCGAGGTGGCGGAAGGTCAGCCCGACCTGGCCGCTCCCGCGGACCCCGAGGCGACCCTCGCCGCGGCCTTCGCCCTGCGCTACAACGAGGTCGTGATGGAGGTTGCCGCGACCAGGAGACTGCGACTGCTGTCAACGTATGACGAACCGGGAACCTGGGTGGTGCTCGAGGAGCAGGGCCTGTCGTCAGGGGACCCCTTCCACGCCTACCGGCGGGTGGAGGCCCACGTCGGGACGGGGCGGGCCCTGTTGGTGACCACCGTGCCGGCCGAGGACCTGGCGGCCTGCACCCACGAGGTCACCCGGGGGCGCGTGGACCTCTCGACCGGCGGGCTCCACTGGGACGAGGTCTCGACCCGATACGACGACGAGGCGGCACGGGAGAGCGCGGTCGCCGCCGCGAAGGTGGCCGACCCGTGAGCCGCGGACCCGGCCGGGGCGTGTCGGCGAACCCTGGTGCCGGCCATCGGCGTTTCCTATAGTGGACGCGCAGGCAGTACCCGGCCGTGTCACGCCCAAGGAGCCGTCATGTCCGACACGTTAGACCGGCCAACAGATCTCGACCCCGCCATCGACCCCACCGAGCTCGCCTCGCTGCTCGCCCAGCTGCAGAGCGCCGGCCTGCGGGTGGTCGGCGACATCGGCGCTCGGACCGGCGGTGCCGGGCCCGCCGACGCGGGCATGCTGTGGATCGAGGGGGCGCCGGTCACCGTCCCGACCGCAGCCGACTACGTCGCCGACTCGCCGTACTCCCTGCGACCGGAGGACGAGGGCTTCGGCGTCTACCACGGGCACACCAGGGTGGCCGGTGCCGAGCTGGCGCCGCGCCCGCGCTACTACGACCTGGAGACCGCGGACGGCATCCCGTACTGGAAGATCGCGCTGATGCACCTGGACTCCATGGCCAGCACGGTCCTGCAGACCTGCGCCTACTGGGGGACCTCGGACCAGTGCACCTTCTGCGGCATCGGCCTCTCGCTCGCCGGCGGCCGGACCATCGCCAAGAAGACCCCGGCGATGCTGGCCGAGGTCTCAGTCGCCGCCCGCGACCTGGACGGCGCGGTCGACGTGACCCTGACCACCGGCAGCACGGCGACGCCCGACCGTGGCGCCCTCTACGTCGGCAGATGCGCGGGCGCGGTCAAGGAGGCCTCCGGGCTGCCGGTGCAGGTCCAGTTCGAGCCGCCGTCGGACCTGTCGGTGATCGACGCCGTCCACGACCTCGGCGTCGACTCAGTGGGGATCCACGTCGAGTCCTTCGACCCGCAGGTGCTGGCCCGGGTGGCACCCGGCAAGGCCCGCTGGGGGCTCGAGGCCTACTTCGCGGCCTGGGAGCACGCGGTTGGGGTGTTCGGCGAGGGCCAGGTGTCGACCTACGTGATCCTCGGGATGGGCGAAGACCCCGAGGTGACCGTGGCGGGCTGTCGCCGAGCCGTCGACCTCGGCGTCTACCCCTTCATCGTCCCGCTGCGACCGGTGCCCGGCAGCCTGATGGCCGATGCCCACCCGCCGACCCCGGACTACGTGGAGAGCATCTACCGACAGGTCGTCCCCGCCATGACGGCGCGCGGCCTGTCCGCCGCCAAGGTGCGCGCCGGCTGCGCCCGGTGCCAGGCCTGCTCGGGCATGGCCGCGGTCGAGCGCGCCCACGGCGGCTTCGCGGGGCACACGGAAGGAGGCATCGCCGATGGCCGTCGCAGCCTCCCGCTCGCGTACTGAGCCCCACGCACGGTCGGGCGGGGATGCTCCGGCCTCGTCCGCCCACGACCTGACCTGCCGCCTCGTGGGCGGCCCGAGCGAGCTCGCCACCCACCACCAGATCCGGGAAGCCGTGTTCGTCACCGAACAGGCACTGTTCAGCAGCACCGACCGGGACCTCGTCGACGACCGGGCCGAGACCCTCCACGTGCTGGGCTACGTCGACGGCGCACCGGTCGGCACCGTCCGGCTCTACCCGATCGCGCCGGAGCTGCCGGGCGAGGTGTTGTGGAAGGGTGACCGGCTCGCGGTGCTCGCGGCGTACCGGCAGGCCGGGCTCGGCGCACCCCTGGTCCGCTTCGCCGTGGCCGGCGCGACCCGGCTCGGCGGTGACCGGATGGTCGCCCACGTGCAGCTCGAGAACGTCGTATTCTTCCGCCGGCTGGGCTGGGACCCGGTCGGTGACCCGGCGCCCTACGTCGGCGTCGAGCACCAGAAGATGAGCATCGGACTCCGGTGACCGGCACCGGCGCGCCATCCGCGTCAGCCGACCCGTCACGGGCGGAGCCGGGTGACCGCCTCCCGGGCGAGGTCGAAGACCGTGACGACCTCCTCGTCCCGGCGCAACCGCACCAAGCCGGTGGTGTCCAGCGTCCCCACCTGGGCCGCGGCCAGGTCCCGGTCATGGAACGCGGAGCAGCACTCCGCGACCCGCTCGGGCGCTGCCAGCACAAGGAACACGAGGCATGGGAAGCACCCCAGCCAGTCGGGCAGCGCGACGTCCACCGGCACTGGCAGCAGCGACAGGTCCACCTCGACGCCGAGTCTGGTGGGCTCGAGCAGCATCGCAAGGCTGCCCACCAGCCCCGCCATGCTGACGTCCTTCGCCGCCTGGGCCGCCCCGGAACGAGCCAGCGCCGGCAGGAGCCGGACGTCCCCGGCGAGGCGACCCGCGCGCTCCTCGAAGGACGGGAAGAACGGGAAGTCGGAACGCAGCCGACCCCGCACACAGCCAGCAACCAGCAACGCCTGGCCCGGCGCCGCGCGGTTAGCCGAGAGGACGGCGTCCGCGCGGCCCAGCCCGAACGCCGCGAGGCTCGGCGGGCCGTCGCTCTCGGTCAGGTGCCCACCGACGATCGGCACGTCGTAGGCCTCCCCCGCCCACTTCAGCCCCTCGAGCGCCCGCCGAGTCACCTCTCGGGTGCCGACGAGGGTGTCGACGATGGCCAGCGGTCGCGCGCCCATCGCCGCCAGGTCGTTGACGTTGGCGAGCACGGCACCGATCCCCGCGCCGTAGGGGTCGGCAGCCACGAAGCCGGGCAACATCGCCTCACCCCCGACGACGAGGTTGCGTCCCTCGTCCTCGACGACCGCGCCGTCGTCACCAGGACCGCCCCACCAGTCGCCCGGGCCGAACACGTCGGCCACGACTCCGATGACCCGCTTTGCCTGCACTCCCGGCAGCTCACGCAGGTGGCGCGCCAGCCCGGCGAGATCGACGTCGTGCACGGTCACTGGTCGCTCGTTTCGCGCAGGTCGTGGACGGTGGCAGGCTCGGGCGCACGCGCGGTCACCCTAACGAAGGAGCTGCAGCTGTGACCATGCAGCCCTCGGGCGCGACCGTCGGGGACACCACGCAGCCGGTACGCCCTGACCGGCCGTCCCTCCCCGGCTTCCTGGACCTGCCGGAGCGCACCGAGAAGCCGCGCGACCACGGGGTCTGCCACGTGCTCGACGGCGGGCTGTCCGTGGCCGAGGTCGAGCAACGGCTCGCGGCGGCGGGGCCGTACGTCGACATCTGGAAGTTCGGGTGGGGCACCGCGTACGTCGACCCGGCGGTCGTCGACAAGGTGGAGCTGCTGCGCGAGCACGGTGTCAAGGCCTGCACCGGCGGCACATTGCTGGAGATCGCCTGGCGCAAGGGCGCCGCCCACCGGCTCATGGAGTGGGCGGACGAGGTGGGGTTCGAATGCATGGAGGTGTCGTGCGGCTCGGTCCCGATCTCCCGTGACGTGAAGAGCCTGATGATCCAGACCGTCGCCAAGACGTTCACCGTGCTCGCCGAGGTGGGCAGCAAGGATGCCTCGGCCGAGGTCGATCCCAAGCAATGGGCGGCCGACGCCGCGGCCGACCGGGACGCCGGCGCCCACTGGGTCGTGACCGAGGGACGCCAGAGCGGCACCGTCGGTCTGTTCAACGCCGACGGATCGGTCCGGTCATGGGTGGCCGACGCGGTCGTGGCCGCCGTGGGAGTGGAGACGGTGCTCTTCGAGGCGCCGCAGCGCGCCCAGCAAGCGTGGCTGATCAACCACTTCGGTGCCAACGTGAACCTCGGCAACATCGACCCCGCGGAGGTGCTCGGGGTGGAGTGCCTGCGACTTGGCCTCCGCTCCGACACGATCCGACCCGACGCCGGGCCATGATCCCCACCCAGTACCGCACCGTCGCGTTCACCGACGTCCCCGTGCCGCTCGACGAGGAGTCCCTGCGCGCCCACCTGCTGCTGCGGGCCGCCTACCGACGGACCCGGTACGTCGTCGCCCGCAACGGTTCCGAGGTCGCCGTCGTGGAGCTGGTCAAGGCTGCCGAGGAGGAGCTGTTCGAGCCGATCGTCGAGGTGCGGCTGCTCGCGGGACCCCGCGAGACGGTCCTGCTGGACCGCCCGGACGTCGACACCGCCGTTCCGAGCCAGCTCGCCCGGGTCGCCGAGGAGGTGCCGAACGCACGGTGCGTCGTGGTGCACGGGCGGTACCAGCACGTCAACTTCGTGCTGGACCTCCACCCGAGGCGGGTGCACGTGCTCGACGTGGCTCCGCCGTGGCCGGCGAAGCTCGTCGACCAGGTGCACCGCGTGGCGGACACGGCCGAGGACCTGCCGGCGACCCTGGTCGTACCCGAGGTGATCGACCTGCAGGACCTGGTGTCGGCGGCGCCGCCGGCCGGCCACTACCTGATGCCGTGCCGCGGCGGTGGGGTCGAGGTGCCCGGAGCGACGATCTCGTACCTCGACCAGGTGCCAACGGCGGTGCCCGGGTGGACCCTGGTCGGCTGCACGCGGTCCAGGCAGATCCACGATCACTTCTACCCGGAGCTCGCTGCCGGCCTCGACCAGATCGACATCTGCCCGCTCGAGCGCGCCCGGCTCACCGCGCAGCCCGGCGACGCCGTACGCCTCACGAAGTGCTGCCAGCTCGAGGACCACATCGAGACCCAGGACGACATCGTGGTGGTTCCGTGGGGATCCAGCTTCGAGCTGGTGCGCGAGGGGCTGTACGCGGCCTCCGACCTCGCCGCCGACCGCGACCGTGCCACCCGATCGGCGACGCCGTGAGCGCCCGGATCACCGACTCGCTCTCCTACGCCCACCTCTGGGGGACCGAGGAGGTCCGCGGTCTGCTCGAGGAGAGGGCCCGGCTGCAGGGTTGGCTCGACGTGCTGGCCGCGCTGGCGCGGGCCCAGGCGGCCGAGGGGCTGGTGACCGAGCGCGCCGCGGACCTGATCGCCACGCATGCCAGGGTCGAGCGGCTGGACCTCGAGCGCATCGCCGAGGGGACCCGGGCCACCGGGCATTCCACGCTCGGGCTGATCCAGGAGCTGCGCCGGGTGCTGCCGCTGGAGGCAGCCGAGGTGGTCTACCTCGGCGCCACGGTCCAGGACGTCACCGACACCTGGACCTCGTTGCTGATGCGCTCGGTCGGCGGGATCGTGTGGCGCGACCTGCGGGTCTTCGAGGCCGCGCTGCTGGCGCTGGCCGAGGCGCAGCGGGAGACCTTGATCGCCGGACGCACCCACGGACAACCCGGCGCGGCCGCCACCTTCGGGTGGAAGGTCGCGAGCTGGGCCGACGAGGTCCACCGCCACCTGGAACGGCTGCGCGAGGGGGCCCCGCGATGGCTGGTGGTCCAGCTCGGCGGCGGGATCGGCACCCTGGTCGCCTACGGCGAGCGTGGGCTCGGCGTGCGGCGCCGATTCGCCGAGCTGCTCGACCTGGGCGACCCCGGGATCTCCTGGCTCTCCGCCCGTGACCGCGGAGCGGAGTTCACGGGGGTGCTGACGCTGGTCGCCGGCACGCTGGCCCGGGTCGGCAACGAGGTCTACGAGCTGCAGCGTCCCGAGATCGGTGAACTGGCCGAGCCGCTCGCGGAGGCGACCGTCGGCAGCATCACGATGCACCACAAGCGCAACCCCGAGATCAGCGAGCACCTGGACACCCTGGCCCGGCTGACCCGGGCCAACGCCGCAGTCATGTGGGAGTCGATGGTCGCCTCGCACGAGCGCGACGGCAGGGCCTGGAAGGCCGAATGGGTCGCGCTGCCGGAAGTTTGCCTGCTGACCACGACCGCGCTGAGCTTGGCGGTGCGGCTCGTCGAAGGGCTGGTCGTGGACCCCGACCGGATGCGGCAGAACCTCAGTGCTCACCTGTCCGGGACGCAGTACCCCGACGACCCCGGATCGGCAGTGCAGATGACCGACTTCGTGCTGGCCCGGGCCCGGGCCCGCCGCGCCCAGGAGCTGCCGACGTGGCAGTGACTGGACCACGGACCCTGGCCCGCGTCGAGCTGGCGCGACTGCCGACGCCCCTCCAGGAGGCGCCGCGGCTGGCCGCTGCGCTCGGTGTCGCCGGCCGGCTGCTCGTCAAGCGCGACGACCTGACCGGATTCGCGTTCGCCGGCAACAAGGCGCGGCCGCTGGAGATGATCCTCGCCGACGCGCGCCTGCACGACGCCGACGTGCTGGTCACCGGCGGTGCGCCGTCGTCGAACTTCTGCGCCGCCGCCGCAGCCGCGGCGCGCTGGGCGGGGATGCTCTGCGTGCTGGTCTACGCGGGCACCGCAGAGCCCGCCGGACCGGTGCACCCGAACCTGGCGGCGGCGCGGCACTGGGGAGCAGCCGTGCGGTGGAGCGGCAGCAGCGAGCGCGACTCCGTCGACGGCCGCCTCGATGTCGTCGCCGCCGAGCTCACCGGCACCGGGCGCACGCCGTACGTCGTGCCGCGCGGCGCTGCGAGCCCGCTCGGGGCCGTCGGGTTCCTGGCTGCCGCTCATGAGCTCGTCGACCAGCTCGAGGCGACCGGCCCGGATGTCCGTGGGAACGTCGCCGCGGTGATCGCTACCGGCTCCGGGGGGAGCACCGCCGGCCTCCTGGCCGCCACCGGCGCGCAGCCACGGCTGCGCGTCCTGGGCGCCGCGGTGAGCCGCCCCCCCGACGAGACCACGCCACGGATCCGG
The sequence above is drawn from the Actinomycetes bacterium genome and encodes:
- a CDS encoding MSMEG_0565 family glycosyltransferase, whose protein sequence is MSSSGLPPVSLVTYSTKPRGGVVHTLALGEALHRLGTDVLVVGLGDPTQGFFRATDVPTMVVDAPEVDGGMEERVAANIDALEVALTDVATTHPLLHTQDCIAARAAARVRDAGRAACLVLRTVHHVDDFSSQVLMDCQRQAILEPDQVFVVSHAWQRILQADYGVAAEVVPNGVDAGSFAAPAPAGLVRELRARVGATARPLLLSVGGIEPRKGSDTLVRALARLARTREPAPVLAVLGGHSFQDHRAYRERVLDSLGPLGLELGIDVVEVGTVPAGEISAWYHAADALAFPSEKEGFGLAALEAMCAGLPVVASDLEAFREWLVPDRDALVVPVGDDAALAAALSRVLDDKALRDLLVESGRRVAETYTWEASARRHLGLYVDTWARAEAGAGR
- a CDS encoding MSMEG_0568 family radical SAM protein; its protein translation is MSDTLDRPTDLDPAIDPTELASLLAQLQSAGLRVVGDIGARTGGAGPADAGMLWIEGAPVTVPTAADYVADSPYSLRPEDEGFGVYHGHTRVAGAELAPRPRYYDLETADGIPYWKIALMHLDSMASTVLQTCAYWGTSDQCTFCGIGLSLAGGRTIAKKTPAMLAEVSVAARDLDGAVDVTLTTGSTATPDRGALYVGRCAGAVKEASGLPVQVQFEPPSDLSVIDAVHDLGVDSVGIHVESFDPQVLARVAPGKARWGLEAYFAAWEHAVGVFGEGQVSTYVILGMGEDPEVTVAGCRRAVDLGVYPFIVPLRPVPGSLMADAHPPTPDYVESIYRQVVPAMTARGLSAAKVRAGCARCQACSGMAAVERAHGGFAGHTEGGIADGRRSLPLAY
- a CDS encoding phosphosulfolactate synthase: MQPSGATVGDTTQPVRPDRPSLPGFLDLPERTEKPRDHGVCHVLDGGLSVAEVEQRLAAAGPYVDIWKFGWGTAYVDPAVVDKVELLREHGVKACTGGTLLEIAWRKGAAHRLMEWADEVGFECMEVSCGSVPISRDVKSLMIQTVAKTFTVLAEVGSKDASAEVDPKQWAADAAADRDAGAHWVVTEGRQSGTVGLFNADGSVRSWVADAVVAAVGVETVLFEAPQRAQQAWLINHFGANVNLGNIDPAEVLGVECLRLGLRSDTIRPDAGP
- a CDS encoding lyase family protein, translating into MSARITDSLSYAHLWGTEEVRGLLEERARLQGWLDVLAALARAQAAEGLVTERAADLIATHARVERLDLERIAEGTRATGHSTLGLIQELRRVLPLEAAEVVYLGATVQDVTDTWTSLLMRSVGGIVWRDLRVFEAALLALAEAQRETLIAGRTHGQPGAAATFGWKVASWADEVHRHLERLREGAPRWLVVQLGGGIGTLVAYGERGLGVRRRFAELLDLGDPGISWLSARDRGAEFTGVLTLVAGTLARVGNEVYELQRPEIGELAEPLAEATVGSITMHHKRNPEISEHLDTLARLTRANAAVMWESMVASHERDGRAWKAEWVALPEVCLLTTTALSLAVRLVEGLVVDPDRMRQNLSAHLSGTQYPDDPGSAVQMTDFVLARARARRAQELPTWQ
- a CDS encoding protein FdrA; this encodes MTSATATIQTRVVPDTYCDSLRLLVATGAMSQTAGISWAGAVMGTAAGQEQLAQAGVTLDVDVRANDLVLAVVADDPDRATAAIEAGARAAFEGREAAAADGGGAAVAPRTTAAAADRLGGAEVAVVSVPGPYAALEAHHALTRGLHVLLFSDNVPVEEERELKERAGDLGLLVMGPGAGTAVVGGLGLGFANAVRRGPVGVVAAAGTGAQEVSALLSRWGVGVSQVIGVGGRDLSAAVGGVMATSAVRALAADPETRAVLLVSKPPDLQVARQVLASCGEMPVVATFLGLDEAALLGLDQHTGAGRTQVARTLEEGAAKAAALVGSDPGTAVRTSVTDELRERVRRAGRSLPASRETVRGYFSGGTLCYEAQLILAEAAGAVYSNEPLHHDRGLPAPPRSHVLLDLGAEEYTQGRPHPMIGPRARVDLIQSQARDPEVAVVLLDVVLGYGAHPDPAGELADACAEVMAEDGPVVVAYVLGTDEDPQHYSEQRARLEAVGCLVPETAASAARAAAAIALRRPELVG
- a CDS encoding carbamate kinase, with translation MSKVMVVAVGGNALTLPGQLGAAPDIEANAAAMAEGICAAAAAGWRVVVVHGNGPQVGNLSIQQEGGAELVPAQPLYTLGAMTQGQLGSALVRAVDARRGAGAAVALVSHVLVDPDDPAFGAPTKPIGPFFDEKNAAWLARERGWVLVEDAGRGYRRVVASPRPLGLLEVSSVKALLRAGKIVLAAGGGGVAVAPSLAAVDAVIDKDRAAAAIAVELDATALVLVTGVDAVMVDFGTPRARALGEVSVDAMARHHARGQFPPGSMGPKVEAALAFVRAGGDRAVITSADHLVEALQPDAQVGTRVVAARERALA
- a CDS encoding MSMEG_0567/Sll0786 family nitrogen starvation N-acetyltransferase, whose amino-acid sequence is MGGPSELATHHQIREAVFVTEQALFSSTDRDLVDDRAETLHVLGYVDGAPVGTVRLYPIAPELPGEVLWKGDRLAVLAAYRQAGLGAPLVRFAVAGATRLGGDRMVAHVQLENVVFFRRLGWDPVGDPAPYVGVEHQKMSIGLR
- a CDS encoding AIR synthase related protein; the encoded protein is MTVHDVDLAGLARHLRELPGVQAKRVIGVVADVFGPGDWWGGPGDDGAVVEDEGRNLVVGGEAMLPGFVAADPYGAGIGAVLANVNDLAAMGARPLAIVDTLVGTREVTRRALEGLKWAGEAYDVPIVGGHLTESDGPPSLAAFGLGRADAVLSANRAAPGQALLVAGCVRGRLRSDFPFFPSFEERAGRLAGDVRLLPALARSGAAQAAKDVSMAGLVGSLAMLLEPTRLGVEVDLSLLPVPVDVALPDWLGCFPCLVFLVLAAPERVAECCSAFHDRDLAAAQVGTLDTTGLVRLRRDEEVVTVFDLAREAVTRLRP
- a CDS encoding 4'-phosphopantetheinyl transferase superfamily protein, yielding MTSGSLRTDVSVDGDVWRGLAALAPAGVRLAAVDPRSVDTSDLFPEERALLPAGDPARTREFAAGRLGARRCLAGLGAPASGPLLSDASGAPSWPEGVRGSITHKPRLCLVAVADVGTVSGIGLDLEEMAPLPRLAWRAVLTEREIERHAGSRGVLDPTRSRLILCAKEAFYKWRCSSGGAPPDLHGIEVDLDAHGMLRLTQPVVASRDQALVPASRPLMRAAHVVARDWSVVLIWSPSTAAGSRPAPAGIRRPAE